From Rhodospirillales bacterium, one genomic window encodes:
- a CDS encoding DUF2219 family protein, with protein MLASHVANWGWTTLTRRLDNVRVFSGCVRATRLRLLNASLQVIRKEAGLEDVRLHDSRYSSASRVLALGKSLPRTGKVLRQAQVQTTTHYAYFARNALKVAAVRISANLEASFDTLPNHSAGLRLLHRLGPAQGQRSGWLPTIPARATVSSNCRHYCKQQILNQTAQSEHINGRVERMIVTPNSQKIRLQCPQHRTKTARILSGAIISLLLFAVGINQQTWANSVPSGEAETETEDSSQNSLAKCTYSFIVENDLLFTDRNYTSGVLLTHTCDSDTGDLPGSLRKLNSDLMMNARALSGVTNYKNSAYSRFGGLWLYTPNRLDILKPKKSDGRPYASLLIYGDSILHANKAVAIKQEMQIGVLGLPLGGIVQSALHKVISADDPQGWSKEISRGGEPVFAYGLQKQHLVCANPRHPGLCGDRDFDLTANWSISVGYYTSLRTGFTGRLGLGEKLRSPFWGDFGTIHSKLVFSPLIHFPSYSKGTGDKANGNNEELYLFATAGIDVVLYSAVLQGQFRRSHYEIRSSDVTRVVPYASLGIVKRFGDCRVSLSHSFRGREIEGGKSHRWNSLSVGWKF; from the coding sequence GTGCTGGCGTCGCACGTGGCGAATTGGGGCTGGACCACGCTGACGCGCCGGCTCGACAACGTTCGGGTGTTTTCCGGCTGCGTGCGCGCCACTCGCCTGCGCTTGCTGAACGCCTCGTTGCAGGTCATTCGCAAGGAGGCGGGGCTTGAAGACGTCCGCCTGCATGACTCGCGCTACAGCTCTGCCTCGCGAGTGCTCGCTCTCGGAAAGAGCCTGCCGAGGACCGGTAAGGTCCTTCGTCAAGCGCAGGTGCAGACGACCACGCACTACGCTTACTTTGCGCGGAACGCGTTGAAGGTCGCTGCCGTTCGGATATCCGCCAACCTAGAAGCCAGCTTCGACACACTGCCGAACCATTCTGCAGGCCTGAGACTTCTCCATCGCCTAGGTCCTGCCCAAGGACAGCGTTCGGGTTGGTTGCCCACCATACCGGCACGTGCGACCGTGTCGAGCAATTGCCGTCACTATTGCAAGCAGCAGATCCTGAATCAGACCGCACAGTCCGAGCATATCAACGGGAGGGTCGAGCGCATGATCGTTACCCCGAACAGCCAGAAAATAAGGCTTCAGTGCCCACAGCACCGGACGAAAACGGCACGAATCTTGTCCGGCGCGATCATTTCATTGTTGCTATTCGCCGTCGGAATCAATCAACAGACGTGGGCCAATTCAGTGCCATCCGGCGAGGCGGAGACCGAAACAGAGGACTCGTCGCAAAACTCCTTGGCAAAATGCACGTACTCTTTCATCGTTGAGAACGACCTCTTGTTCACGGATCGAAACTACACGTCAGGAGTATTGCTGACGCACACTTGCGATTCCGATACAGGCGACTTGCCAGGGTCTTTGCGCAAACTGAATAGCGATCTGATGATGAACGCAAGAGCGCTTTCCGGCGTTACCAATTACAAAAACAGTGCGTATTCCCGTTTTGGCGGCCTTTGGCTCTACACCCCCAACAGACTGGACATCCTTAAACCAAAGAAAAGTGATGGGCGCCCGTACGCCTCGCTCCTGATCTATGGCGATAGCATACTCCATGCGAACAAGGCTGTAGCAATTAAACAGGAGATGCAGATCGGTGTATTGGGTCTTCCTCTTGGAGGGATCGTCCAAAGCGCCTTACACAAAGTGATTTCGGCCGACGATCCTCAAGGCTGGTCGAAGGAAATATCTCGGGGCGGCGAACCGGTATTCGCCTATGGGCTTCAGAAGCAGCACCTGGTGTGCGCCAATCCAAGGCATCCTGGCTTGTGCGGTGATCGCGATTTCGACCTCACAGCAAACTGGAGCATATCTGTGGGGTATTATACTAGCCTGAGAACAGGCTTTACTGGCAGATTGGGGCTAGGAGAAAAATTGCGCTCGCCGTTTTGGGGGGATTTTGGGACAATCCACAGTAAACTTGTCTTTAGTCCACTCATTCATTTTCCTTCGTATAGCAAAGGAACAGGCGATAAAGCTAACGGGAATAACGAAGAGTTGTACTTGTTCGCGACTGCAGGCATTGATGTTGTATTGTACAGCGCTGTGCTACAGGGTCAGTTTCGACGGAGTCACTACGAAATCCGCTCGTCCGATGTGACGC